In one Silene latifolia isolate original U9 population chromosome 10, ASM4854445v1, whole genome shotgun sequence genomic region, the following are encoded:
- the LOC141604964 gene encoding uncharacterized protein LOC141604964 isoform X2, protein MIRLLTDLLAQCAKVDAIAWTNSGDGIISAGAEVILWKRDIKSWEIAWKFKTKVPQTLVSTTWSLEGPLATGAYPTQLHDNRLGSTTCNTSHYVTVYHYDGKSGCVSSELRHPQPVFAIQWRPSGGSQANRAALYAPRHVVLTSCLDGTVRLWSEVDGSRIRKGAKDNQDASTSRLSFCVVGVIEINHSLNGTLGTDIFLTWALDLEGLVCVGDGQLFCTEKNQNDEVGKCEWLIGLGPGKIVTFWAVHCLDDIATMRSPRVTLWKRQELLDSDKKISCKSDHVNCTEGSRLIKAVIWRNQRCGPPALCSVVQLSACNSLAWSVLYNQSLVKMEEKPSQTQICETDNKLYCQSGGALDTIGHTGKLLQVAVHPFMCKVQLAVSLDSNGGLIFWSTTTSSYSISGLPSFTPPWQLIGKMILHDNPSQEMSLNWAPLCVGEDPILLVGHIRGIDVHIIKVSNNKEQGTTCYKLCTIPFLGHDHLNGPDKIASFPLDSTYGDSSNFDNFLLLGIWINSFRAESWKVALHCYESSGGSCRCKSDTDKDAECSTWVYKTDFAGKRYCLVVNHCSSYFPNGCDEVTSISAVSPSSSTPSMSDVGDNLYLNKCSYHIITGHIDGKSRIWRIKMPEVPEVRMPFELVGMLSSFTGSVSAISAADWGQKIATICSNDHAHMLCIWEPQHLTNGGTFELEDKIDLIEEVIALHWLVIENMLFLGVCFQNELHIYSRRFYSVLTPTETQNWVCVAIVRNSTNIRDFLLGPNGTIVVIHVDYFSLFIPWSFPMGNKHLSDGHVTLNSALSIQNEMDRDCPESCTRKICVCQELPSEKISDESVLFPPLTKKSYCPVESGSQPPLITSDNSNHLLKMTEVAESICGPLPFYHPEALLMNIYSGNWKRANVAVSHLIECLASNSASEQRPAKSSTSVSQVNLSNYFEGQVLSGRTSQVFQWSRDPSTTTWSSNSESGLMQFSAGDMTNMFTASLSSSKSSGFQEILEKLRAHEVLTDSQKLKMFAIVDLLREMNNSQSASAFESLDEPGRRFWCAIRLQQLEFHIRDGTKPSVEELVVDSQLIGWAFQSDCHMNLFDTIIPTEPTWAEMRKIGIGFWFANLTDLRTKMEKLARCQYLKKRDPKDCALLYIALNRHQVLAGLFKISKDEKDKPLVAFLSRNFQEEKNKAAASKNAYVLMGRHQFELAIAFFLLSGDIISAVTVCAKNLGDGQLALVICRLVEGQSGPSERHLISKILLPSAVEKEDYWLASVLEWMLGNFFQSVLTVIGLQGYSNGTKPEKSKHPALLDPSIGQYCLLLATKNSLRNALGELNTAVLSQWAMAMTASALKKCGLPLEALEYLSTSASNITVPDDGTVHEKYDILPRIFRPSPDDSSRWLSNGVSNYLAYQSKLDLAMVYIAKLIREHPGWCGTCLASTDARTCSLEDKMNQLGDLESFERKLDSSLAYLEQKFNLLRNALLDKVFVFLDSSRQLHIGYRLLQGSSSQVHLPSLTHVISCSSQLFNHLVKDAENLSYSLSRFVTAGSMASLHLLASPKNFQFVEFYSKGFMSSMRSLTSALMMLCKGESEDLIRQLIMALDFCQYCLYFTSAILQRNDKALDALLQPMLASCSNGINREVDMPNLKAILGEVMEALNPKSSSVSTANKLVNQGVLHGDGGDKMIKIPEDERFMILGASLWKHLSKFIKCQLGNLTSNPMTDMTQASSVCTEPEDNDFLELVRRVMMIFTDVMENTITHISFHTAMQLAVFFWHKTRGGNSIGTLMWLEEFSQSKLGVFAEQSGENSGYSNATDENTVLSSTEMLAKFFNDPKTISELLAQLPIKLSELIHLNPARGWNHFHTGALQNHEKLESYKQEGIFDNSPRGGGGGGDKGPSVSEQSRYPLDSDVKGAALTDEVAPFRTPREIHRRNGELLEALCINSIEQQRAAVASNKKGIVYFDLGDGLPSKASSDFVWEEADWPKKGWAGTKSTPVPTRVAPGVGLGSSKGSHLGLGGAIVGDGSQARLGKELTGGGAFGIPDYAGIGATGMGWGIQDDFDKSIDPPATLDNISVRALASHPSRPYFLAGSSNTHIYLWEFGEEKAVATYGVLPAANVTPPYALASVTALQFDCSGHRFADCASDGTVCTWQLEVGGRSNVRPTDSSLCFNGHASDICYVATSGSIIASAGYSSNGVNVVIWDTLAPPTSSRASVMCHEGGACSISVFDNDVGTGSISPLIVTGGKGGDVGLHDFRYIATGKTKRHKHSNTLERDADTAAIDVQLSSNAGDQNRHGMLWYIPKAHSGSVTKISTIPNTSFFLTGGRDGDVKLWDAKRARLVHHWPKLHERHTFLQRSSHSFGGVTRVGLTDIQVISDGFLTCGGDGSVKLVQLNNIAF, encoded by the exons ATGATTCGTCTCCTG ACTGATTTACTTGCACAATGTGCAAAGGTGGATGCAATTGCTTGGACAAACTCTGGCGACGGAATAATATCAGCAGGGGCAGAAGTTATTCTTTGGAAAAGGGACATCAAGTCTTGGGAAATAGCATGGAAGTTTAAGACTAAGGTCCCTCAGACTTTAGTTTCTACAACTTGGTCACTTGAAGGACCATTAGCTACAGGTGCATATCCTACCCAACTTCATGATAACAGACTAGGTTCTACGACTTGCAATACAAGTCATTATGTTACAGTGTACCACTATGACGGAAAATCTGGATGTGTTTCTTCTGAGTTACGGCACCCCCAACCTGTTTTTGCGATTCAGTGGAGACCTTCTGGAGGAAGTCAAGCAAACAGAGCTGCTCTCTATGCACCAAGACATGTTGTGTTAACGAGCTGCTTAGATGGCACCGTGAGATTATGGAGTGAGGTTGATGGCAGTAGAATACGAAAAGGTGCCAAAGATAATCAAGATGCATCCACCTCAAGGCTATCTTTTTGTGTTGTTGGCGTCATCGAGATCAATCATTCACTGAATGGTACTTTAGGGACCGATATTTTTTTGACATGGGCATTGGATCTTGAAGGCTTAGTTTGTGTAGGCGACGGACAACTTTTCTGTACTGAGAAAAACCAAAATGATGAAGTTGGCAAGTGTGAATGGTTGATTGGCCTTGGTCCCGGCAAAATAGTTACTTTCTGGGCCGTCCACTGCCTTGATGACATTGCCACAATGCGATCTCCACGTGTGACCTTATGGAAGAGACAGGAATTATTGGATTCCGATAAAAAAATATCTTGTAAGAGCGACCATGTGAATTGTACTGAAGGATCTCGACTTATCAAGGCTGTCATCTGGAGAAATCAACGTTGTGGTCCACCAGCCCTATGCTCAGTGGTTCAATTATCTGCTTGCAACTCGTTGGCCTGGTCAGTGTTATACAATCAATCATTAGTAAAAATGGAAGAGAAACCTTCTCAGACTCAAATATGTGAAACAGATAATAAATTGTATTGTCAATCTGGAGGAGCCTTGGATACTATTGGTCACACTGGTAAACTTTTGCAAGTTGCTGTGCATCCTTTTATGTGTAAAGTTCAACTTGCTGTTTCCCTGGATTCTAATGGCGGGCTTATATTTTGGTCAACCACTACCAGCTCATATAGCATCTCAGGGTTGCCGTCATTTACTCCTCCATGGCAACTGATTGGAAAAATGATTCTACATGATAATCCTTCTCAGGAAATGAGCTTGAACTGGGCACCTTTATGTGTGGGTGAAGACCCGATTCTTCTTGTTGGACATATTAGAGGAATAGATGTCCATATCATCAAAGTTAGCAATAACAAAGAACAGGGAACTACGTGCTATAAGCTTTGCACTATTCCTTTTCTAGGTCATGACCACTTGAATGGGCCTGATAAGATTGCCTCATTTCCATTAGACTCTACTTATGGAGATTCTTCTAATTTTGATAATTTCTTGCTTTTGGGGATATGGATAAACAGTTTTCGGGCTGAATCATGGAAAGTGGCATTGCATTGCTATGAATCATCTGGAGGCAGCTGTCGGTGCAAATCTGACACTGACAAGGATGCTGAATGTTCCACATGGGTCTATAAGACTGACTTTGCTGGTAAAAGATATTGCTTGGTTGTGAATCACTGCTCGTCATATTTTCCAAATGGTTGTGACGAAGTTACGAGTATTTCAGCGGTGTCTCCAAGTTCATCGACTCCTTCAATGTCGGATGTAGGAGATAATTTATACTTAAATAAATGTTCATATCACATCATAACGGGACATATTGATGGTAAATCAAGAATTTGGAGGATCAAAATGCCTGAAGTGCCAGAGGTTCGTATGCCTTTTGAGCTTGTGGGTATGCTTAGTTCATTTACAGGTTCAGTAAGTGCTATATCTGCTGCTGATTGGGGTCAAAAAATTGCAACGATATGCTCAAATGATCATGCTCATATGCTTTGTATTTGGGAACCTCAGCATCTCACGAATGGTGGGACTTTCGAGTTGGAAGATAAGATAGACCTAATTGAAGAAGTAATTGCTTTGCATTGGCTTGTGATAGAAAATATGTTGTTTCTAGGGGTCTGCTTCCAGAATGAGTTGCACATATATTCCCGAAGATTTTACAGTGTTTTGACTCCTACAGAAACACAAAACTGGGTCTGTGTTGCCATTGTGCGTAATTCCACTAATATACGTGACTTTCTTTTAGGGCCTAATGGAACTATTGTAGTAATTCATGTGGATTACTTCAGTCTATTTATCCCCTGGTCATTCCCTATGGGTAATAAGCATCTCTCTGATGGCCATGTTACTCTGAATAGTGCTTTGTCTATACAGAATGAAATGGATAGAGACTGTCCTGAATCATGTACTAGGAAAATTTGTGTTTGTCAAGAGTTGCCTTCTGAAAAAATCAGTGACGAGAGTGTACTTTTTCCGCCTTTGACTAAAAAATCCTACTGTCCAGTTGAAAGTGGAAGCCAACCACCTCTTATTACCTCCGATAACTCAAATCACCTTTTAAAAATGACTGAAGTAGCTGAAAGTATCTGTGGTCCTCTGCCTTTCTATCATCCAGAAGCTCTTTTGATGAACATTTATTCAG GGAACTGGAAACGTGCAAATGTGGCTGTATCCCATCTTATTGAATGTTTGGCCTCAAATTCAGCATCTGAGCAAAGGCCTGCAAAGTCTAGTACTAGCGTTAGCCAGGTCAATCTGTCAAATTATTTTGAAGGACAGGTGTTAAGCGGCAGAACTAGCCAAGTTTTTCAGTGGAGCAGAGACCCAAGTACAACCACTTGGTCTTCAAATTCAGAAAGTGGGCTGATGCAGTTTTCAGCTGGTGACATGACCAACATGTTTACAGCGTCTTTGTCAAGCTCTAAGTCTTCTGGTTTTCAGGAGATATTGGAGAAATTGCGGGCACACGAAGTTTTGACAGATTCACAGAAGCTGAAAATGTTTGCGATTGTTGACCTTCTACGTGAGATGAACAATTCACAATCTGCCTCTGCTTTTGAAAGCCTTGATGAACCTGGAAGAAG GTTTTGGTGTGCGATAAGGCTTCAACAACTGGAATTCCACATAAGAGACGGTACAAAACCATCCGTAGAAGAGTTAGTTGTTGACTCTCAACTTATAGGTTGGGCTTTTCAGTCTGATTGCCACATGAACTTGTTTGATACCATCATACCAACTGAACCAACCTGGGCAGAGATGCGAAAGATTGGTATTGGCTTTTGGTTTGCGAATCTTACAGATCTTCGTACTAAG ATGGAGAAGCTAGCTAGATGCCAATATCTGAAAAAGAGAGACCCAAAGGACTGTGCTTTGCTATATATAGCATTAAATAGACACCAGGTCTTGGCTGGCCTCTTTAAGATCAGCAAGGATGAGAAAGACAAGCCCTTGGTTGCATTTTTGTCTCGCAATTTCCAG GAGGAGAAAAATAAAGCTGCTGCGTCAAAAAATGCTTATGTATTAATGGGAAGGCATCAATTTGAGTTAGCAATTGCTTTCTTTTTGCTTAGTGGTGATATTATATCTGCAGTTACTGTCTGTGCAAAGAATCTTGGTGATGGCCAGCTTGCTCTTGTAATTTGTCGTCTTGTTGAAGGACAAAGTGGGCCATCAGAGCGCCatctaatttcaaaaattttactTCCGTCTGCGGTTGAGAAAGAAGATTATTGGCTTGCAAGTGTTCTTGAG TGGATGTTAGGGAATTTCTTCCAGTCTGTTCTGACTGTTATTGGTTTGCAAGGGTACTCTAATGGCACTAAACCAGAAAAGTCAAAGCATCCTGCTTTGCTTGACCCTAGCATCGGTCAATATTGTCTACTACTGGCTACCAAAAATAGCTTGAGAAATGCACTTGGGGAGCTGAATACTGCTGTTCTAAGTCAGTGGGCAATGGCGATGACTGCTTCTGCCTTAAAAAAATGTGGCCTTCCT CTTGAAGCATTGGAGTACCTGTCTACATCTGCTAGTAATATTACAGTTCCAGATGATGGAACTGTACATGAAAAATACGATATTCTACCTAGAATATTTCGGCCGTCTCCAGATGATTCTTCTAGATGGCTGTCTAATGGGGTATCCAACTATTTGGCGTACCAGAGCAAGTTAGATCTAGCCATGGTGTACATTGCTAAATTAATTAGGGAGCATCCAGGGTGGTGTGGCACCTGTTTAGCCTCAACTGATGCAAGGACCTGCTCCTTGGAGGATAAGATGAATCAACTTGGTGATCTTGAAAGCTTCGAACGAAAGCTGGATTCTTCTCTTGCCTATCTTGAGCAGAAGTTTAATTTATTGCGGAATGCACTACTTGATAAG gtttttgtttttttggacaGTAGTAGGCAACTGCATATTGGATATCGTCTACTACAAGGCTCTTCTTCTCAAGTTCATCTGCCCTCACTTACCCATGTCATTAGTTGCTCGTCTCAGTTGTTCAACCATCTTGTAAAGGATGCTGAAAATTTGTCTTATTCactgtctagatttgttactgcTGGCAGTATGGCTAGTTTACACTTACTGGCTTCACCGAAGAACTTCCAGTTTGTGGAGTTTTACTCGAAGGGTTTTATGTCATCAATGCGCAGCCTAACATCGGCTTTAATGATGCTTTGTAAAGGTGAAAGTGAAGATCTAATTCGGCAGTTGATCATGGCTCTTGATTTCTGTCAGTATTGTTTGTATTTCACTTCAGCAATTCTTCAGCGTAATGACAAAGCTCTTGACGCACTTTTGCAACCAATGTTGGCCTCGTGTTCCAATGGAATCAACAGGGAAGTTGACATGCCAAATTTGAAAGCAATACTTGGTGAGGTAATGGAGGCACTCAATCCCAAGTCATCAAGTGTTAGCACAGCCAATAAACTGGTTAATCAAGGGGTATTGCATGGCGATGGGGGAGATAAAATGATAAAGATCCCAGAAGATGAGAGATTCATGATTCTTGGAGCATCTCTGTGGAAACATCTGTCCAAGTTCATTAAATGCCAACTTGGTAATCTTACTTCTAACCCAATGACCGACATGACCCAGGCTTCTAGTGTATGTACTGAGCCTGAGGATAATGATTTCCTGGAACTTGTCAGACGGGTCATGATGATCTTTACTGATGTGATGGAAAACACCATCACACACATATCCTTTCACACTGCAATGCAGCTCGCTGTTTTCTTCTGGCATAAGACAAGGGGTGGGAACTCAATAGGTACTCTAATGTGGCTGGAGGAATTTAGTCAATCTAAGCTAGGAGTTTTTGCTGAGCAATCGGGTGAAAATTCTGGTTACTCTAATGCTACGGATGAAAATACTGTATTGTCAAGCACTGAAATGCTGGCAAAATTCTTCAATGATCCTAAAACAATATCTGAATTGCTTGCTCAATTACCAATTAAGTTATCAGAACTAATTCACTTGAATCCTGCTAGAGGGTGGAATCACTTTCACACGGGGGCTCTTCAAAATCATGAAAAGCTGGAAAGTTACAAACAAGAAGGTATTTTTGATAACAGTcctcgtggtggtggtggtggtggagataaAGGTCCTTCAGTTTCTGAGCAAAGTCGTTACCCATTGGATTCTGATGTAAAGGGAGCAGCTCTTACTGATGAAGTTGCTCCTTTCCGCACTCCTAGAGAAATTCATCGAAGAAATGGAGAGTTATTGGAG GCACTATGTATTAATTCTATTGAGCAACAGCGGGCTGCAGTTGCCAGCAACAAAAAG GGAATAGTTTACTTTGATTTGGGTGATGGACTACCTTCAAAAGCTTCATCAGACTTTGTTTGGGAAGAAGCTGATTGGCCCAAGAAAGGCTGGGCTGGTACGAAATCTACTCCGGTTCCCACTCGTGTTGCTCCTGGGGTTGGGCTTGGGAGTAGCAAAGGTTCACACCTTGGATTAGGTGGAGCTATAGTAGGTGATGGCTCTCAAGCAAGACTAGGAAAGGAGTTGACTGGCGGTGGAGCATTTGGAATTCCAGATTATGCTGGCATTGGCGCCACTGGCATGGGCTGGGGAATCCAAGATGACTTTGACAAATCCATTGACCCGCCAGCTACGCTGGATAACATAAGTGTAAGGGCTTTGGCTAGTCATCCTTCACGGCCTTACTTTCTTGCTGGTTCCAGTAACACTCACATCTACCTATGGGAG TTTGGTGAAGAGAAAGCCGTTGCAACGTACGGGGTGCTTCCTGCTGCTAATGTTACTCCCCCATATGCTCTTGCGTCAGTTACAGCTTTGCAGTTTGACTGCTCTGGCCACAGATTTGCCGACTGTGCATCAGATGGAACGGTATGCACATGGCAACTAGAGGTGGGAGGAAGAAGCAATGTCAGACCCACTGATTCATCTCTCTGCTTTAATGGCCATGCCTC GGATATTTGCTATGTTGCAACTAGCGGTTCAATTATAGCTTCAGCTGGCTATAGCTCCAATGGTGTAAATGTAGTCATATGGGACACGCTTGCTCCCCCAACTAGCTCCCGAGCTTCGGTGATGTGCCATGAAG GTGGTGCCTGTTCAATTTCTGTTTTTGACAATGATGTGGGAACCGGATCTATCTCCCCACTGATTGTTACTGGTGGAAAAGGTGGTGATGTTGGACTTCACGATTTCCGGTACATAGCTACCGGAAAGACCAAACGACACAAGCATTCCAACACTCTTGAGAGGGACGCTGACACCGCTGCAATAGATGTGCAACTTTCATCCAACGCCGGAGATCAAAATCGGCATGGAATGCTATGGTATATACCAAAGGCTCATTCAG